The DNA window cagagggaaggagaggtgcATGATGCTTGCTGGCATTACCCAAAGCTTCAGGTTGACGAAGAAGACTGGTATTTCCTTGAGAGCTTCTTACTCTCCCACCACAGGTCCAGTGGTTGTGGTCCACTATGCAAATGCAAATTGCCTGACTCAGGCTGCTGCCAACTCACTCTCCTTTAAAGCAGCCTGGAGCccagagcagtgagtgctcaGGGCAGAAGCCATGGCTCCAGGTTTCCATGTCTCCTGGTTACTGGTCAGCTGGTTGGTGGTAACTATGGCAGAAGGTAAGAGTCTGCATTTTTACCTACTGTGTGTGGGTTACAAAGATGGCTTCCATGGATACAGACTTCCATACGTTGGAAATGTTTCATTCACCATCAGCCTGTGTGAATGAAATGAATGGCTGGTTTTACTCACCTGAAGACCTGGATCCCAGTCTTAGCATTACCTCTGTGATTTTAGGTTATACTTGAGCATTATATATGATTATACAttgttgtggggctggagaggacaATTGAGCTATATGCAAAAGCCTCACATTAAAAGCACTGGATCAACGCTACTGTTGTTACTACGGTTATCAGTTATCGACCTAACAGTGTTAATGTGGGATTAAGCACTGCCGGCTTCCTTAGTCCCCAGCAACCAGCTGCTCATGCTGAGTCTTTGTTTATTGCTTTAATGAATCATACCTGATGAGCTGTGTCTTGGCTCTACTAAGGTGAGCAGATTTCCTGAGGCTGACTAATTTCTCCCTTGCTCCTATTCTCAcccccccacaaccccccactcctcccctttGCCCTCCACTGAACCTGCAGATGCTCTGAGTATTGACCTTGGATTTCAAGTTCCTACCCAAGGGAAGATATGGAAGATAGGAGAAAAGGAATAGGAAGGAGAACCTGGGGGCCCTGCATCTAGTATTTGTTTCCGTAATTGACTTTAAATGCAGAACTAGGAGCTGTTCAGGGAGGAGGGatccagcatcagcatcagacAGAGCCTCTCTTACATTCCCTGACCTAGGGAAGCTTTTCAAGGGGTTCAGTGAGACTCCATTCATCCTCCAACATTTTCTCTGCAGTCATCACACAATGTCTAAGACAgactggagaaagagagaggcattAGAACTCGTTGTTAGATATCCAGAGATCTCCTAACTCAACCTCTGCACAGACTACAGCTATCACAGGGCAGCAGTTCTCCAATTCCCAAGATGAGGTTATGGACATCTGCTGAAAAGAGGCCACCTTCTTTCCAGTTTGTGGGGCGCATGTAGTCACAGGGCAAATGTTGACGTCTCTTGTTTTGTTCTCTCGAGGCTTTGAAAATAGCTAAATAGGTTATAACGAGATTAGAGATTTCAATTATTTAAATCTAAAACTATCCTTTGAGGGCTGGACACAGTGGTGTGTGCCTCTGATCCTgacactcagaggcagaagctgaaagatatctgtgagttcaaggccagcctagtctatgtagCAAGTGTCAGAatggacagccagggttacacagtgagacaatGTCcccagacaaacaaataaaaatgtcgtTCGAAAGGTGAGATTTGGTCTCTGAGCTTGGCAGCACAGGTTCTAGGTCATCATTCATTTCTACTTGTCCTGGGACTGACTGCCCTTCAGAAAGAATCACACGTGTCCCTGTGTCCTTCTCCCTCCAAGACAGCAGCTGCTCCTTTCCTGCCTCACATCTGCTCTCTGCAATTCTGCTTCGAGTAACAGCATTAAAATGCTACTGTAACATCACACGTACAATTCTTTCTAGAGACACGATATTGTAAAATAGATTGGTTTTTCTCTGACATCTTTGGATTGTGACAGCAGTCTGTACCTCACCTCCAGTGTGTGTTCCATGCCTGTCCggcagatctgtctgtctgtagtctCTTTCCAATCCTCAAGAGACAGGCACTGTGTCTTTGTCATCACAGCGTTTAATTCAGCATGTGATATGGGATGTGCACACTGTTGACCCAACGTAGAGCCTCCTGAAGGGGGGTGGGGCGCTAGAGCACATTTTCTGGGCTCTAAATTCTTTATCTTTCAAGTGATGAATTTGACAAAAATAGCCAATCGTTTTTGGTATCCACAAAATGAATTAAGTTACAGTTATTATGAGTCAGTTAACCACGGCATTGGTATTTCTTTGTGGTTAAAGTCTGAATGGGCATGGGAAATCTAAGACTCCAGGTACTCTGTGAAGAAGAATGGCGTGGGTAGACCCAGGTTTGCTGCAGCTCTCTACAAAATCACTACAGCTCTCTACAAAACAGCTCTTGACTGCCCAGATAAACCACAGAGCACAGGTAATTATAAAAGGATCTTCTCATCAttacctctttttttaaaaaaatcgaGCTAGTTTGGGGGTATGCTACAAATTTCACGTCTAGACTATAATAAGCCCATTTAAGATTGATATCCAAACTTCAAGCAATATTTTGGCTTGTATTATACAatactataattttaaatataaattattatttaaaacactCTAAGGCTGGAATTAAATTCTCCCTGAGTACCACAAAAACATggagaagaacagccagtgtctgCCTAGTCATTCAGAGATATACCAAGTCTTCAAGGGTAAGACTGCTGTCCAGGGAGTGTTCCAGGTGCTGAAGACCACAGCGGTGACCAACAGAATCAATGACCCCTTCACAGAGTCCCTAGATTTATAGAAATGATGTACTTTAGTCCTACCCTTACCTTGATGCACACagatcatatataaaatataaacagataaaCCTAAGAAGTGAAGCTTGTGCTGCTAAAAACCCTTCTCTAACATTCTGTAACATTCACAACCTTAACAATTAACAGTAACGATTGCTAACTTACTAAAAGTGTACTACGCAAAGGGAAACTTCCAGAACCATTAATACCTTATCTTGGATAATTTCATAAGCCCATTGGATAGACCATACTATTCTTATATCtttcaaataaggaaaaataaaaccctcaGGGGTGAGGTGATCTGTCCATAGTGACAGTATTAGAAGCAGGGACCCTGCCTCTGGAATATCACGCTGCCCTGCCTCTCCAGCTGTTTCTTAATCAACACTCAAATGTGTGACCTACTTTGGTCCTATTACATTTTCAGGATGCTTAGCTTTGATGTACAGTACCCTTGCAGTGTGTCATTGTGTGACGTATGGGAAATACATGTTCATCTTCACACTGTCCTTAATAGGTAGGAACATAGAAACTTTTGCTATTATAGAAATGAAGCTTTCTCTCCATCAGTTTAAGTCTTCCACAGGCGCTGGGGTAGGGCCAGTCTGTAAGATGGTCTGATGGGCATTTCAGGAGTGCTAACAGCATGGCTCATAAGTTCGAAGCTGGTGGGCCAAGGCTGCTGTGGAAGTTTTGCAAGTGCCCATCACCCAGCCTCCAGGCAGGGACGATTTCCCTAAGGAGGTCTGACTTGGGCACTACATGAGAGATCCAGGACAAGAGGACCTCTAGGCACCGGGAACCAAATTTTAAGCCCAAAAATATTAAGGGCTTTTGTCAAAGCAGCATTTTGGAGTAGAGGGGACATCACTGTTTAACTGTTTGGGTATAAAGTTTACAGCCCTCTTTAACAAAAGAAGAACCTAAGATGTTATTAGCAGATTGCCCGAGTTTTCACTCTGAAATGCGACATTAGGTAACCTTAGAGAGGTAGAATTCTTCCAATAAATCAAGATGGAAAATTTCAAGGCAGTTTgaggagaaaacaaagataaCGATGTCAGGAAGTGAGCAGAATGAAGTTAAACGAAGAGATAGGTAGGTGGGGTCAGCTGAGTGAGGGGAAGAAGCCAGATAGCATCAACTCATGTAGATGGTCTTGACCTTGTCACTTGACTACCAAACCAAGCCCTAGGGCTCCcacactttatttttactttatatgtaggggtgttttgcctgcacaccacctgcatgcctggtgcccagggggactagaagagggtgttagatcccctggaaccggaTTGATAGTTGTGTATACTGGGAATCACACCTGAGTCCTCCGGctgagtagccagtgctcttaaccactgagccagcgcTCCAGCTCCAGTTCTTACATTTGAGAACACTTGTGTTTCTAAGCAGTAACCCACTATAATCATCATGTGATTATCTTGCTGGGAAAATATCAAGACATGTTTATATGGTCTCCTCGACTGTCCTGGGTGGGTGATAGAGGCAAGCCGTTTGTGGactcccagaagagggcatgaagCTAAACACCTCAGCCTGGTAGAAAAGTCTTCCGCATGCTCTAGCACCAACCACTATGGGATTTAGAGGTCAGCTTCATGCACCAAGAAAGAAGATGAGCCTATGCGGCAGGTGGTGGTCAGGATGTTTATAAATCGGGACAGTTCACTGGATGGCAGAGCTCAAGGCCTTGCCGAGCCTGACCTGATAGCCAGTGATCAGGATGAGACCTCCCAGCAAGGCTAATTTCTGTGCTAGCAGCTAGATTCTGGGTGTGTAACGTTTCCATGTTACAAAAGTTAGGAATTTATCAGAAAGAATGAACACCGTGAGATTTAGTCATTTTCTATAATTTGATGTTTCTCGGCCTAATTTCAGTCATATCGTTTCAATATTCAGTAGTCTGGATAGGTGTGGGGAAAATTACCAACCTTATGAAATGATTATCTTACAAGTATGACATTGTGTACAGCTACATACAGGTCTAACCACACCTATCCTTCTACCGCCTCTTACCATCTCCCACTATCAACTACCAACCCCTCCCAGGTGCTCCCACAAATCTCCACTCCACTTTCAcatctgttttggttttgcttttgcttgttttgtcgGATTTAACCAAGTAGACGTGGGTGTGAAGGTCTCCACTAGAACATAGGTTGGTGGCTCCATCACTGAAGACAGTGGCTTCCTCTCCAGCGGTCACTGACCAGGGCAATCTGACAAATTATCCTAGCTGAATCAGAGAGTACTGGGTTccgtgagagatcctgcctcataAAGTAGATCAAGTTATAGAGATGCCCAGCATcaatctctggtctccacacatgtgtatacatagtcatgcacacacaggcacacatgttatgtgaacatacatacacataccacctggaggagggggaagagggctGCTTACCGTACTATTACATGGAAGCTGACCTCTCCATCAAAATTCAACTGGCCAAGAAGTCACACAGCCACAGTTCTACACCTCCTACTAACATCTCTCATTGTGTCTTCATAGTAATTCTCAAGTGGGAATTTAATTCCTCCGTGACTAGCTGGTGACTGTGTTGAGTGTCTAGCAACAGCCCAATCAGCCACAGCCAGGGGTTCGAAGCTGACCTTTCTAAGAGTTGTGGGTTTAAAAAGGAACTAAAGTCTCTGCCGGCTAGATAATTATATCCAGGGTAGCCAAGAAATTCAAATCAACTGtcctggaagagggagaggggtttttgactgcttgcttgcttgctttggtttggttttggattggttttcatttgggttttggttttcagttCACCAGAATGTTCAGCTTCCTGGAGGATGTTCATGTTTCCAGCATTCACATCTGTTCAGTCTTCTCATTTCTAGACTGATATGTTCTAGGCCAAAGAACTCTGCATAGCAGAATTTACTTTTGCAAGACCAACTCAACTGAGTGGTTCAGGCATGGGAACTACACTTGGCTACATCCAGATTTCTTCTCAAAACCAAGATGTGTTCACTGGTCTtcagcattattttctttatttttttattttcttaatagtaaataaattctgttttatttcagtgagtctatcttagtcagggtttctattcctgcatagtcatcatgaccaagaagcagttgtggaggaaagggtttattcggcttacatttccacattgctgttcatcaccaaggaagtcaggactggaactcaagcaggccaggaagcaggagctgatgcagaggccatggagggatgttctttactggcttgctttcccctggcttgctcaacctgctctcttatagaacccaagactaccagcccagagatggcaccacccacaaggggccctccccccttgatcactaattaagaaaatgccttgcagctggatctcatggaggcatttcctcacctgaagctcctttcttagTGATAActccaagttgacacaaaaccagtcagtacagagTCTTAAATCacataggaaacaaaacaaaacaacaactgcAACAACCCCCGCCCCCTGACAAAGAAAAACCGAAAAACCCCTAAGTCTTAAAGGTACAGCTTCATCACATTTTATActggtatacatatgtgtatgtatgttacatATATCCAAATCTACTTAATGAGAACGGAGATCAAAGTGTAGAACATTGCTAAAGAGTGTTCGGTTAATTCCTCCATGAAATCACATTTGTGGTGACCCTCATTCTGATTTCTTAACCTTAGCTCCACTTTTCTTGTTCATGAACTTTGTATAAATGGTTCTTACACTGTATACCTTTTTGTGCCTAATTTCCGTTGTTTATTATAGCTTGGATTCATCTGAGTTTCTAGATATTGGCTGGTTTTGCTTTTCATTCCAGGGGACTGTTTCATTGTATGAATTACATGGTTTAGCTATTCTCCTATTGATGGGCATTTGGATTGTTTAGGCTACTGGGACCTATTTAGGCTACTAGTGTCTTTGATAAATAcgtatttatttcttttggatCAGTTCCCCAGACAGAAATGTGGATCATTAGCTGTGCCCATGCGTCATCTCCTTGAGCCACTGCAGTTCAGTCATGCTTTAAAATGTCTCTGTTTGATTCTTCTCTCTCCAGGCCTCACCCTGAGGGATCTGTCTTTTGCTCCTGCTGCTAGGCCCATTTCCTGACCTACATTTTCATTTCCACAGGACAAGATGTAGTCACCCCTCCTGGCGGCTCACAAAATAACGCAAAGTCTACAGACTGCCAGATCTTCACACTCACTCCTCCGCCCACCACACGGAATCTGGTCACGAGGGCCCAGCCCGTCCCAAGGACACCCACCTTTTCTTTTCCGCCAAGGGGGCCCGGCTTCAATCCGaggttccctttcttccttccaaacaACCGTCGCTTCCAGTTCTGGCCTTTCTACCCGCCGCGAGGTAGACTGATCGCTTGGAGGTTCTTCCCTAGAAGACGGCACCAGAGAGGAAGCTCCTCTGAGGAGAGCAGGGAGAAATGAGAAGCCCGAATGTGCTGAAGCCACAGAATCAACGCCTCTGGAAAGGGTGACAAAactgtttgtttctctctccaaTCTAAAATCCCTGCATTGGAAGATTAAGTACCCTCAATGACAGggacgagattttttttttttttttttttttttttttttttttttttttggtcaacaACGAGGAGTTTGGATTACACATTTTTGCTTACAAAATCTGGCCGTAGCGGCATCAGTCTCATTCCACAGGATATTAGTGCAAATAAAGTCTTTAAGTGGGCTGTTCTAATCATTTGTATCCGTACTTAGAGACCAGCAGTATTAATTAACCTCCACTTCCAAGTTAGAGTGAAGGACATTTTAACGAGACCATTATGAGCCAAATGCAACCATTAACGACATTCTTCTTGTACTCAATGGGAATCTTACAGAGCAGGTGGATCTACAAAGAGctttaaaagaaactataaaGATTAAAGCAAAAGCCATCTAGAGAAACTGGTTCTAGGAAATACTCTAGTTATACGTGGAATTATCCAACTCAAAATATTTTACCTGTCATATCCTAACTTACTTTTAATATTACTATTTGCTCATATTAATTAGACAAATGCGTCACTGTTTCTCCTGTGGttctcacatagacacatacttTTCTCTTCAAACCTTCCACATGGTTCCAATCAAAAACTGGGTTTTAAAATTACCTGGATGTTAGTTGTCTGCAGCTCAAGAGTGAGGGCCTTGTGCTCTTGGGGGAGTAAGAAACAAGGCCTTGTCTGATTGGCCTCTCTAGCAAACCCTGTCTCTTGCTTGTGCCACTCACTGTGCCCTGACGTGGGAACCGGAGTTCTGTGCATGAGGCCAGTGACTTCAACCTGTTCTCAAGAATTATCTGCAAACAATGCTGCTGTCGCtgtgacaaagaaagaaagaaaattcaggaaaatacaaatgcgTGAGAATTCTGGGAATGGACACCCAGGAAAATAAGACAGATGGTCATGCCAGCATGCTTCTTTTTGTGTCAAatggtaaaggaaaaaaattaagccatGGTAGCCAGTAGTGTAAGAAGGGATACTTCCTTCAAATTTAGAGGCTTAAGTTAAAGCCTATGTGAatcctgaaaatatattttgaaatgaactTCACACATTCTCTGTTTGTTTGGGGGGaggaaaaacaaactagaaaaagaCAAATGTGAAGAAAGATAAAGATTTGGATTTTAATCTCGTGTTTCTCCCTGGCTCTTCATAGCACAACCATGTGCTTGGCAGTCTCAAAGAACctccctgtctcaaaccaacccTAGGTTTGATTGGGGAATTTCCTTTCCAAACATTAGAacttttactattaaaaaaagaattagctagcctggtctacagagtgagttccaggacagccaggactacacagagaaaccctgtctggaaaaccaaaataaaataaaataaaataagggctggagagatggctcagcagttgagagcactgactgctcttccagaggtcttgagttcaaatcccagcaaccacatggtggtttacaaccatctgtaatggaatctgatgccctcttctggtgtgtgtctgaagacagggacagtgtattcatcatatatatataaaataaagaaataaaatattttttaaaaaaattaatagttcTGGGCATAGAAGGTAGCAGAGAGAACCAGTTACACAgtggtcttctgacctccacactgacACTGTGACCCCTGTGgccccctcttctgacctccacgctGACACCGTGACCCCTGTGcccccctcttctgacctccacactgacACCGTGACCCCTGTGTCccctttttctgacctccacactgacAATGTGACCCCTATGcccccctcttctgacctccacactgacACCGTGACCCCTGTGcccccctcttctgacctccacactgacACCGTGACCCCTGTGCcccacctcttctgacctccacactgacACCGTGACACCTGTGCACCCCCCTCCATGGACACCTctcacatacaataataaatgtaaatacaagTTCACAATTTAAATCTAACCCCGTACAAGGCCATGTTAGGTGGTGTGTAAACCTCAGATTACATAGTAACAGTGGATGGCAGGTTTGGTGTATCAATCACTGAGTTTGTTGCTGAAAGCTGGCTAATTCTTCCAGATTTGACAGGATCTTCTTTAGGTAAAGTGAGATAACACCACCCCACTCCCTATAATGGGTAAAGATGCCTCTATGCTAGACAGCACATACTTGCACTCAAAACATTGAGCTTTTATGACTTAAACATATTTCCATCATTCTTCTGGCTTCAtgaattttgtttctaaaatatgATGACTCCAGACAAGTGTGTTGCATTGGAGTGTCTCCAGCCACCAATGCCTTGCAGGGATCTAGCTTCTCCAGGGCATTCCGATGTGCATTCTTTTTAACATGAAGTTGGTTTGGGAACAAAGGAGTCTTTCAGAGGGATATGATcattctttcatgtatttttggCTTTGAAGTGTGAATAACCAGGTAAGTCTTACAGTTCTAATTATGTCCCATATAGATAAGCTCAATTTAATCCTACAATAAACTCAAAGTGAGGGATGTTCTCAAAATTAGCTAGCATCTTCAAAAATGCTGATGCCATGAAAGGAGAAGGTTAAAGAAAATGAACGAACATATCGTGCCGGATAATGTCATGTGGGATCCTGAGGTGGGAAGGCTGGCAGTGGGAGCTGGGGGGCTGGAGGGTGGCCATAAATGATCTGGCAAACTTAGAATATGAACAATATATTTAGTAATGCTGTTATACCAGTTAAGTTTCTGAATTTGCAATTCTGGAAGAGAATATCATGTTCTCAGAAAAGAGATTCTGGGGCATTTGATGGAGAATGAGAACCTAATTTCAAGAATTCAGTCTCAGATcattcaaggaaaagaaaaattaacttgATAGATGCACAATAGGTAGTTAGGAAGGTAGGTGGGtagataataaaatgtttttacaatTGATACGCCTTAAAGTAAAGGCCATATGAAATTCTTGCTCTTCTTCTATAGTCTGACATAATTTCAAAATGATGAGTTaggagcattcttttttttttttttttttttttttgagacagggtttctctgtgtagccctggctgtcctgggtctcactttgtagtccaggctggctggcctcgaactcagaaatccacctgcctctgcctcccaagagctgggattaaaggtatgcgccaccacgcccagctttcttggtttttcgagacaaggtttctctgtgtgtagcagCTTTGGCTGCCCGGGAACTCACTcttagatcaggctggtctcaaactcacagaaatctaatGCCAGTTaagtcttttttgtgtgtttgtttgttttaacatttatttatttcatgtatgtgagtacactgtagctgtcttcagacacaacagaagagagcattggatcccatcacagatggttgtgagccaccatgtggttgctgggaattgaactcaggacctctggaagagcattcagtgctcttaaccgctgagcctagAAGCATTCTTAAAGACAACACAGAGAGGCTGGGTccatggctcagccattaagcaTACCCAGCAGTGACCTgaatttgcttcccagcaccctcgtcaggctgctcacaaccacctgtaactccacttccagggtatctgatgccctcttccagccccCAAAGGCTCcagcatttgtgtgtgcacacacacacaagaacacacatatacacataattaaatttttttaaatctttttttaaaaaacacagaaattacTCTTATATTTATCCTTGCCTTAAagagaagtgaaaaataaaacctctccCCACAGACCTCACTGCCAGTCTCTTAATGATTCCCACGTTAGCTGTAAGGGTTCTGAGCATCTAGaccagtgggtctcaaccttcctagtgctgcaacccttcaGTGTAGcgccttgtgttgtggtgaccccccaaccgtAATTGTTTCTaagtgattttgctactgttgtgaattataatataaatatcggAAATGCAGAATATCTAATACGTGACCCCTGTGAACTGGTCATTTGACCTTAAAGAGGTcacctcagggcctttggaaaattccaccaggcccCAGAACATGAAGATCCCTCCTCTCCTAGAAGAGAGAGGTCATGGAGCACACAGGTACCCCTcctctctggaagggagaggttaattacattcctcagaaaaaCTGCAGGACAGACCAACTGTTGGCCACCTGCAAATATGGGaagcccctactacctcattccctagACACCAATCAGTTTGCAGgacacactgttctgccaatcatgttgtgcctagttgctgatgctctactCTGctcctgaaaactgtataaaaacctGCAGAATGGACCACCGGGATCCTTGCCTTTCCCTCAGATGCAGGACGACCCCAgcgcactggaacaataaattcctcttgcttttgcatcgatccccTGGCTCCCCATGGTTCACACAGGGGTCCCCAGTAGTTAAGGCTCCTCAAAGTCTTACAACCCCCAAgtgggtcacgacccacaggttgagaacatcTAGTCTAGATTGCCTGAAATAGGACATGGTGAGGATTTATGTCAGAGAAGCTCCTTTTTaattggagggaggggaggtttGCCTGGAAGCGCAGTCCTCCAAAGGAAAAGTAGGGGGTGAGAGATCATATCCCCCATAACCACCAATAGCAGCTAGGCCCCTGGGTTACATTTGACCGTCCACTGTTGGTGATGAATAACAGATgcgaaaaaaaatatctttagacTTTAGAACCTCTGACCGTAACAGAGCTGCTTGGGGGCTAAGAGGACAAAGAGGACACAGATTGGGGGCAGGCGGCGAGAACTACCTCCATCTCCGCACAGAAATCATTCTTGCTTGCACCCTTTCCAGTCAAAGTACAGCAACATTTACACCTGGGGAACTGCTAAGTCTCACACTGGACACTGGCTTCATCACAAAGAGGGAAGCCACCTCAGCAGGGAGGAAGAAACATATCGTAGGCTGCAGGGGCCGACAAGAGACAGGCATCTAGGCTGGAGGAAGGATATGTGTGGTCTGTGACTGTCTGCTACTAAATAACTGGTTTGTGACACACTggagccatacacacacacaccagagagagagagagagagagagagagagagagagagagagagagaggaatccaACTCAGGCTATCAGGCAGGCCCTTACCTTTTTGTCATCTGATGACCACCTCAGCTGCTTCCTCTGGAAGGGCAatcaatcagtgctcttaaccactgagccatctctccaacccatcaatggacttttctttttttaaactactacaaaataaaggaaatcagCATATGCACACTAATATAGTGGTAGCTTTTATCAAAAGCATTTGAATACTCCATTGACCAGCAGTTAACAAGAGTAAACTAAGTAGAACTCCCCTAGCATAGTCTTAGTGTGTACCAATACCACCTCCCTTCCCTGAccggtgtggtggcacgtgccttttatccaagttcttgggaggcagaggcacgcacTCTGTGAGTCGAGATCAGCTGACTCTGGCTAActatttcaggccagccagagctacatagtgagtctttgcctcaaaaagaatgaatgaaagaaagggagggagggagggagggagggaNNNNNNNNNNNNNNNNNNNNNNNNNNNNNNNNNNNNNNNNNNNNNNNNNNNNNNNNNNNNNNNNNNNNNNNNNNNNNNNNNNNNNNNNNNNNNNNNNNNNNNNNNNNNNNNNNNNNNNNNNNNNNctctctctctctctctctctctctctctctctctctctctctctctctgtgttattgttggtgtttgttttaagacagggtctcactatgtatccttggCAAGCCTGGCACaagatttgtagaccaggctggccaggaacgcAGAAACCCTCTAGCTTCTGACCCCTGGCTTGCATCACTGCACCCAGCTCAAGTATGTTTCTCATAGTTTTAAATCTAACTCTATACTTCATACATCTGACGAGCTGAAAGCCCCATGAACAGAGACACACTTGTCAAGCAGAAAGTGCCTCCCCACTTTCAACACTGAAATATTAGGGTATGCGTGAATTAAACTGCAGCAATTAAATGATGTGACTATAATAGGTGATCAACACACACACTCTGGAAGATCCCTCACAGAGATAATTCCAGCGGACCACAGACCATCTCCacacttccttcctgtctctcccacatttccttcctgtccctcctttcTTCTGCTGTGACAGCATTTCACAATGTACTCTCTTCCTATTTCGCAGCACTCCGCATTGTGTCACTGTtgttgctctgtagaccatgcctACT is part of the Mus pahari chromosome 13, PAHARI_EIJ_v1.1, whole genome shotgun sequence genome and encodes:
- the Odaph gene encoding odontogenesis associated phosphoprotein; translation: MAPGFHVSWLLVSWLVVTMAEGQDVVTPPGGSQNNAKSTDCQIFTLTPPPTTRNLVTRAQPVPRTPTFSFPPRGPGFNPRFPFFLPNNRRFQFWPFYPPRGRLIAWRFFPRRRHQRGSSSEESREK